One stretch of Alcaligenes aquatilis DNA includes these proteins:
- a CDS encoding Eco57I restriction-modification methylase domain-containing protein, translating into MKRIRKAQTTLNLPTLKLEGGLFLPDQLEKAAQGRASAQSEADYGTPKGVKLKDEYSRAFQIACAQWQHFAAQMERADVDAMQLTMAFIHELLRDAFGYTTLQATAAQQVGELRYPVSLMADTLPVLVAPHTVGLDEADARFAVQGGGNRKKAPFQAMQELLNASEALQWGIVSNGKQLRLLRDAASLTRPSFLEVDLADLLGGQRYAEFANVWRLLHASRASRPGQGATACIWEQWRSEGQQEGSRVREGLRNGVEQALLTFGQGFLQHPANHALRAALNDGTLPKAKYFEQLLRLIYRLIFIFTVEERSVLHPQDDSAEALAARRAYAEGYALARLRDLCLKRRARTRHDDQWQAIRIVFHGLTQGEPSLALPALGGLFAPEQCPDLDAASLDNAHLLASLQNLRWAKPAGGQSLVPVDYRNMGPEELGSVYESLLELVPVIDLLARTFGFAGHTEEGSTAGNARKLTGSYYTPDSLVQELIKSALDPVIEQRLAAQSANPTEALLAIRVIDPACGSGHFLLAAARRLAEKLAQLRSLEGGQEGAIQPQDYRHALREVVARCIYGVDRNPMAIELARMALWLEGYEEGRPLGFLDHHLQVGDALLGLADLNVLKQGIAKEAFKPLSGDDKDVCKALAKANAAGLKQIAKDLQGRQMLLGMDNLGGLEALRAIETLPADTPEQVAAKEQAWRHFLEDSAHSPLALAAHALVGAYLLPKTEDTVETVPTSITLHALLTDPQRAQTEYAASIAATRVACEQTRVLHWPLAFPQVFAQGGFDCVLGNPPWEIVQNRDDAVDENFHERQKKWFGNGVYSVLSGRRDLYKLFLAVTPYLLNAQARCGFILPIGFMFEDDCGDLRRILFNAGSVISILHLQNGQKKFFPDVHASYRFLAITFTKQLVNKHAFSAVVRSPSDLREISWHEIHRDKLDQILGAERSAVIYNDLDQANIHSRLVSKLLTLKSLEYRIVAEFHASSDKDLFFSCPQHDTDWALLKNGSFHYFNPRFGLTEKWVKTSDVHERIVRKDLDPDIWLTNPRVVFRDIARNDDTRTLISCLVPAGFVSTYDAPMLVPMNLDQQSELALAFYAGYLSSFLADFIIRPYVDKHIKGYVLAHLPMPEFSPENPLMLEAAKLALSLSKDGWRISGCADDQRVTSVDHPGRIALEAMFLRIANASPKDIQQVFRGFPSVQANEFRKYEEYRTQRLVLEAWERLEQAPQAIIPQAQPARPGTPFRTYAEGYTPATEAEDWLAGLICDILLQAGTCDDIHLRQILLTTLPEHSSHRKLLTEWRQPVKNERWLHICAWLRSVLGVPTTAPLSIRDSEGLTQVLGDNRTASLARALIEARQQQESALEKALTTPESSMQTESLQKRG; encoded by the coding sequence ATGAAACGCATCCGTAAGGCCCAGACCACGCTCAACCTACCCACCCTCAAACTCGAAGGCGGGCTATTCCTGCCCGATCAACTGGAAAAAGCCGCTCAGGGCCGCGCCAGCGCCCAGAGCGAGGCAGACTACGGCACCCCCAAGGGCGTCAAGCTCAAGGACGAATACAGCCGCGCTTTCCAGATCGCCTGCGCCCAATGGCAGCACTTCGCCGCGCAGATGGAACGCGCCGACGTCGATGCCATGCAGCTCACCATGGCCTTCATCCACGAACTGCTGCGCGACGCCTTTGGCTACACCACCTTGCAAGCCACGGCAGCACAGCAAGTGGGTGAGCTGCGTTACCCGGTCAGCCTCATGGCTGATACCTTGCCCGTCCTGGTGGCACCACACACTGTGGGCCTGGACGAAGCCGATGCGCGGTTTGCCGTGCAGGGCGGCGGCAATCGCAAGAAAGCCCCGTTCCAGGCTATGCAGGAACTGCTCAACGCCAGCGAAGCGCTGCAATGGGGCATTGTCAGCAACGGCAAGCAACTGCGTCTGCTGCGCGACGCTGCCTCGCTCACCCGTCCCAGCTTTCTCGAAGTCGATCTGGCCGACCTTCTTGGAGGCCAGCGTTATGCCGAGTTCGCCAACGTCTGGCGTCTACTGCATGCCAGCCGCGCATCTCGCCCCGGCCAGGGCGCTACGGCGTGCATCTGGGAACAATGGCGCAGCGAAGGCCAGCAGGAGGGCTCACGTGTGCGCGAGGGCCTGCGCAATGGCGTGGAGCAGGCCCTGCTGACCTTCGGCCAAGGCTTCCTGCAACACCCCGCCAACCACGCCCTGCGCGCCGCCTTGAACGACGGAACGCTCCCTAAGGCCAAATATTTTGAACAACTGCTGCGCCTGATCTACCGACTCATCTTCATCTTCACCGTGGAAGAGCGCAGTGTGCTGCACCCGCAGGACGACAGCGCCGAAGCGCTGGCCGCCCGCCGCGCCTATGCCGAAGGCTACGCCCTGGCTCGCTTGCGCGATTTATGCCTCAAGCGCCGCGCCCGCACCCGGCACGACGACCAATGGCAAGCCATCCGCATCGTCTTCCACGGCCTGACCCAGGGAGAGCCGAGCCTGGCCTTGCCCGCCTTGGGCGGCCTGTTCGCCCCCGAGCAATGCCCCGATCTGGACGCCGCCAGCCTGGACAACGCCCATCTGCTCGCCTCCCTGCAAAATCTGCGCTGGGCCAAACCGGCCGGCGGGCAAAGCCTGGTGCCGGTGGACTACCGCAACATGGGCCCGGAGGAACTGGGCAGTGTCTACGAAAGTCTGCTGGAACTGGTGCCCGTCATCGACCTGCTCGCGCGCACGTTCGGATTCGCCGGCCACACCGAGGAAGGCAGCACCGCTGGCAACGCCCGCAAACTCACCGGCAGCTACTACACCCCCGACAGCCTGGTGCAAGAGCTGATCAAGAGCGCGCTCGATCCCGTCATCGAACAGCGCCTGGCCGCGCAGTCGGCCAACCCCACCGAGGCGCTGCTGGCCATCCGAGTCATCGACCCGGCCTGCGGCAGCGGCCACTTCCTGCTGGCCGCTGCCCGCCGCCTAGCGGAAAAGCTGGCCCAGTTGCGCAGCCTTGAAGGCGGGCAGGAAGGCGCCATCCAGCCGCAGGACTACCGCCACGCCCTGCGCGAAGTGGTGGCCCGCTGCATCTACGGCGTGGACCGCAACCCCATGGCCATCGAACTGGCACGCATGGCCTTGTGGCTGGAAGGCTATGAGGAAGGCCGCCCGTTGGGCTTTCTCGACCACCACCTGCAAGTAGGCGATGCCCTGCTCGGCCTAGCCGATCTGAACGTGCTGAAACAAGGCATCGCCAAGGAGGCCTTCAAACCCTTAAGCGGCGACGATAAGGACGTTTGCAAAGCACTGGCCAAGGCCAACGCCGCAGGCCTCAAGCAGATCGCCAAGGACCTGCAAGGTCGTCAGATGCTGCTGGGCATGGACAACCTCGGCGGCCTCGAAGCCCTGCGCGCTATCGAAACCCTGCCCGCTGACACGCCCGAACAGGTGGCCGCCAAGGAACAAGCCTGGCGCCACTTTCTGGAGGACTCCGCCCACAGCCCGCTGGCGCTGGCCGCCCATGCACTGGTGGGCGCCTACTTGCTGCCCAAGACGGAGGACACAGTAGAAACCGTGCCCACCAGCATCACCCTTCATGCGCTACTGACTGACCCGCAACGCGCCCAGACCGAGTACGCCGCTTCCATCGCCGCCACCCGTGTGGCCTGCGAGCAAACCCGCGTGCTCCATTGGCCGCTGGCCTTCCCACAAGTTTTCGCGCAAGGAGGTTTCGACTGTGTGCTGGGCAATCCGCCGTGGGAAATTGTGCAAAACCGCGATGATGCCGTTGATGAAAACTTTCATGAACGACAGAAAAAATGGTTCGGAAACGGAGTTTACTCTGTGCTCTCTGGGCGACGTGACTTGTACAAACTATTTTTGGCTGTCACTCCTTATCTGCTGAATGCACAAGCACGATGCGGATTTATCCTGCCCATAGGATTTATGTTTGAGGATGATTGCGGCGATCTTAGGAGAATTTTGTTTAATGCTGGCTCAGTAATATCCATTTTGCATCTGCAGAATGGCCAGAAAAAATTCTTCCCAGACGTACATGCTAGCTATAGATTTCTTGCCATCACTTTTACAAAACAACTGGTCAATAAACATGCTTTTAGTGCTGTTGTTCGCTCACCCTCTGATCTGAGGGAAATTTCATGGCACGAAATTCATCGAGATAAGCTTGACCAAATTCTTGGCGCTGAGAGAAGTGCCGTCATATATAACGATCTAGATCAAGCAAATATTCACAGTAGGCTTGTATCGAAACTACTGACCCTTAAAAGCCTTGAGTATCGAATAGTTGCGGAGTTTCATGCATCGTCAGACAAGGATTTATTCTTCAGTTGCCCCCAGCACGATACCGACTGGGCGCTATTGAAAAATGGCAGTTTTCACTATTTTAATCCGAGGTTTGGGCTCACTGAAAAATGGGTCAAGACAAGTGACGTCCATGAGCGCATTGTAAGGAAAGATCTTGATCCAGATATTTGGCTTACAAATCCGAGGGTGGTTTTTAGAGATATCGCTAGGAATGATGACACTAGAACACTAATTTCTTGTTTGGTTCCGGCGGGATTCGTGTCTACATATGATGCACCAATGCTCGTTCCTATGAATTTGGATCAGCAATCCGAATTGGCGCTGGCATTTTATGCCGGATACCTTAGTTCATTCCTGGCTGATTTTATTATCCGCCCATATGTGGATAAACACATAAAGGGGTATGTACTGGCTCATCTCCCAATGCCTGAATTTTCCCCAGAAAACCCTTTAATGCTTGAGGCTGCTAAATTGGCGCTATCTCTATCAAAGGATGGTTGGCGCATATCTGGTTGCGCCGATGATCAGCGGGTTACATCAGTAGACCATCCAGGCAGAATAGCGCTCGAAGCAATGTTTTTACGTATTGCCAATGCTTCGCCCAAGGATATCCAGCAAGTATTTAGAGGATTTCCCAGTGTTCAGGCTAATGAGTTTAGAAAATATGAGGAATACCGCACGCAAAGGCTGGTTCTGGAGGCGTGGGAACGGTTGGAACAAGCGCCGCAGGCCATCATTCCGCAAGCCCAGCCAGCTCGTCCCGGCACACCATTCCGAACCTATGCAGAGGGGTACACGCCAGCTACCGAAGCCGAGGACTGGCTGGCGGGGTTGATCTGCGACATCCTCCTTCAGGCAGGTACATGCGATGACATTCACCTTCGCCAGATCCTGCTGACAACCTTGCCGGAGCATAGTTCGCACAGGAAACTTCTGACCGAGTGGCGACAACCGGTCAAGAACGAGCGGTGGTTACATATTTGTGCCTGGCTTCGCAGCGTGTTGGGTGTGCCGACAACAGCGCCCCTGTCCATCCGCGATTCGGAAGGTTTGACACAGGTGCTGGGCGACAATCGTACGGCGTCGCTTGCCAGAGCCTTGATTGAAGCAAGGCAACAACAGGAGTCGGCTTTGGAGAAGGCATTGACCACACCAGAATCGTCCATGCAAACGGAAAGTCTGCAAAAAAGGGGGTAA
- a CDS encoding helicase-related protein produces the protein MTILEHDFLPGNLVRARGREWVVQSDSRRDWLRLRPLSGADDDSIALIPELELHPVEPATFDWPDPARAGNHAAALLLRDALRLTLRAGAGPFRSFGNIAVEPRGYQLVPLLMALRLSTVRLLIADDVGIGKTIEAGLIARELMDRGEIARLAILCPPHLVEQWQSELETRFNLQAVALTSSSASRIERDLPHGLRLFDHHPVVVVSLDYIKSERHREQFLATAPECIIVDEAHTCASSGAGKQLRFELLQRLARDAQRHLVLLTATPHSGDETAFYNLLSLLDLRFAALQGRMTASDPLRQELARHFVQRRRKDIVEWQAETQDGRGFPRRMKTELTYQLSGEWGAFFDAVQDYCRELAETVEQQEQQGGARLIWYATLALLRCVASSPAAAVKALTTRLEGTVPDEALLGDERLHDGEADDLSGSDLEPPAQVQDAAPRLQALIADAQRLSGKAGDPKLAALIRHIDLLVKDGYHPVVFCRYIATAHYVAEHLKAAFPKATVDAVTGELTPEERRERVDELEDAEQRILVATDCLSEGINLQHLFTAVVHYDLAWNPTRHEQREGRVDRFGQQADEVRCTMLYGQDNPVDGFVLNVILKKGEAIQKELGVLVPLPEDEARINQALVKAALMRRERLTAPYTLDLFAEAKVELQPLETQWRDALERAKANRTIFRQDPIKPAKVLPEWHKQQRALGTQADVQRFLQSACVRLGAPLEIGRKQTARFLPQHLPEALRQRLADEGIDKPQIIDFSELHRSHPLIGLLAQHLLEDALGGERPLAARCAATLTNDVEVVTTLYLLRLRHQLSYVRRREPFQMMAEETVALAVQGRNAPQWLADDSVSLLLECTPSGNLPPQAAQREIRTALDFLAAHPQQLQAVAQERADALLADHQRVREATRDVGQYSVSPCLPVDVMGVYVLLPDSL, from the coding sequence ATGACGATCCTCGAACACGACTTTCTGCCCGGCAACCTGGTGCGCGCCAGAGGCCGCGAATGGGTGGTGCAAAGCGACTCCCGCCGCGACTGGCTGCGCCTGCGCCCATTGAGCGGTGCCGATGACGACAGCATTGCTTTGATCCCCGAGTTGGAACTGCATCCCGTCGAACCTGCCACCTTCGACTGGCCCGATCCCGCGCGCGCCGGCAACCACGCCGCCGCGCTGTTGCTACGCGATGCCTTGCGCCTGACCCTGCGCGCCGGCGCCGGCCCGTTCCGCTCCTTTGGCAATATCGCCGTGGAGCCTCGCGGCTATCAGCTTGTGCCGTTGCTGATGGCACTGCGCCTGTCCACTGTGCGCCTGCTGATCGCTGATGACGTGGGCATCGGCAAGACCATCGAAGCCGGCCTGATCGCACGCGAGCTCATGGACCGTGGCGAAATCGCCCGACTAGCCATTCTCTGCCCGCCACACCTTGTCGAGCAGTGGCAAAGTGAGTTGGAAACCCGCTTCAACCTTCAGGCCGTGGCGTTGACTTCGTCTTCGGCCTCCCGCATCGAACGTGATCTTCCGCATGGTCTGCGCCTGTTCGACCATCATCCCGTGGTGGTCGTCAGCCTGGACTACATAAAAAGCGAACGCCACCGCGAACAGTTTCTCGCCACCGCCCCCGAATGCATCATCGTTGACGAGGCCCACACCTGCGCCAGCAGCGGCGCAGGCAAGCAATTGCGCTTCGAGTTGCTGCAACGCCTTGCCCGTGACGCGCAGCGACACCTGGTCCTGCTGACCGCTACCCCTCACTCCGGTGACGAAACCGCCTTCTACAATCTGCTGTCGCTGCTCGATCTACGCTTTGCCGCCTTGCAAGGCCGCATGACGGCCTCCGACCCGCTACGTCAAGAACTGGCCCGCCACTTCGTCCAGCGCCGTCGCAAGGACATCGTTGAATGGCAGGCCGAGACCCAGGACGGACGAGGTTTTCCCCGCCGCATGAAAACCGAGCTTACCTATCAACTCAGCGGCGAATGGGGCGCGTTCTTCGACGCCGTGCAAGATTACTGCCGCGAACTGGCTGAAACAGTTGAGCAGCAAGAACAGCAAGGCGGCGCGCGCCTCATTTGGTACGCCACCCTGGCATTGTTGCGCTGCGTGGCATCGTCGCCCGCAGCCGCCGTCAAGGCGTTGACCACACGGCTGGAGGGCACTGTGCCGGATGAGGCGCTTCTCGGCGATGAGCGCCTGCACGATGGCGAGGCCGATGACCTCTCCGGCAGTGATCTGGAGCCGCCTGCCCAGGTGCAGGACGCTGCGCCGCGCCTGCAAGCCTTGATCGCCGACGCGCAACGTCTTTCCGGCAAGGCCGGTGATCCAAAGCTGGCTGCGCTCATCCGGCATATTGACCTCCTGGTGAAGGATGGCTACCACCCGGTGGTGTTCTGCCGCTACATCGCCACCGCCCATTACGTGGCCGAACACCTCAAGGCCGCTTTCCCCAAAGCCACCGTCGATGCCGTCACCGGCGAACTCACCCCCGAAGAGCGCCGAGAGCGCGTGGATGAGCTGGAGGATGCCGAGCAACGCATCCTGGTCGCCACCGACTGCCTCTCCGAAGGCATCAACCTGCAACATCTGTTCACCGCTGTCGTCCACTACGACCTGGCCTGGAACCCCACTCGCCACGAACAGCGCGAAGGCCGCGTCGATCGTTTCGGTCAGCAGGCCGATGAGGTGCGCTGCACTATGCTCTACGGGCAAGACAACCCGGTGGATGGCTTCGTGCTAAACGTCATTCTCAAGAAGGGCGAAGCCATCCAGAAGGAGCTCGGCGTGCTGGTTCCCCTGCCCGAGGATGAAGCTCGCATCAACCAGGCGCTGGTAAAAGCCGCATTGATGCGTCGTGAACGACTGACAGCACCCTACACGCTTGATCTATTCGCGGAAGCCAAGGTCGAACTGCAACCTCTTGAAACTCAATGGCGTGATGCATTGGAGAGAGCCAAGGCCAACCGGACCATTTTCAGACAAGACCCAATTAAACCCGCGAAAGTCTTACCCGAATGGCACAAGCAGCAACGGGCTCTGGGCACCCAGGCTGACGTGCAGCGTTTCCTGCAAAGCGCTTGCGTCCGGCTGGGGGCGCCGCTGGAAATCGGCCGCAAGCAGACCGCACGTTTCCTGCCGCAACACCTACCCGAAGCCCTGCGCCAACGCTTGGCCGACGAAGGCATAGACAAACCCCAGATCATCGACTTCAGCGAACTGCACCGCAGTCATCCGCTGATTGGCCTGCTGGCTCAGCACCTGCTGGAAGACGCACTTGGCGGCGAACGTCCGCTGGCCGCCCGTTGTGCTGCCACTCTTACCAATGACGTGGAGGTCGTCACCACCCTCTATCTTCTGCGCCTGCGCCACCAGCTCAGCTACGTACGCCGTCGCGAACCCTTCCAGATGATGGCGGAGGAAACCGTTGCTCTGGCTGTGCAGGGCCGCAACGCTCCCCAATGGCTGGCCGACGATAGCGTGAGCCTCCTGCTCGAATGCACGCCCAGCGGCAACCTGCCGCCGCAGGCGGCACAGCGCGAAATCCGCACCGCGCTCGACTTCCTCGCCGCGCACCCGCAGCAACTGCAAGCGGTAGCCCAAGAGCGGGCTGATGCCCTGCTGGCCGACCACCAGCGCGTGCGCGAAGCCACCCGTGACGTCGGCCAGTACAGCGTCAGCCCCTGCCTGCCGGTCGATGTGATGGGCGTGTACGTGCTACTGCCGGACTCGCTATAA
- a CDS encoding chromosome partitioning protein ParA, which translates to MNAVGIPEPFPAKPHLWVETLWLLKSLTASEPLREIPLRQGLNLIVSPPGKGSSGHGVGKTAFCQLLRFALDDPLWSEGSALRDELLQSEDLKEGAVAARVHVGGETWTVLKPWRHQKMYRASRNLDWRQLAVDNAENEYPAYQDALRQHFVGTLPVQELPGSGQPIEWHHILAWCSRDQNARYQHYFQWRAEGVRFSLPAKSPLALIQIVLGLLHDATTLRDLDGAAKAVESQKSRLDQLREEPARLLNHVRRQLANRLEAPINTPFRQEGLIEHPNLIGIARQRHEAYQQELQSIEEERKVLAHERQRLLERRTPLKSNLDVIANEVAQMEALIAGDIEQLEALQNEAASLQQNLSKHCDAGNRLLKECDYVIRRIGQVQIDRKQRSVLHQQTKESLESSLTPLRRRLGEIGDEITPLDNALADIDGKSVDLDQRYAQALSDDQLLSETIENYEYYESLASGKTQSADMDAVQRKLDLVRRRYEQLQLQLEKERQVVAGRRQAISEAMKAVARSLPSFQWGVFNDEEKHRNHPFRMGPMHSTTYKVLEILAGDVACLLDSTQEQSFHPGFLLHDSPREAEMSENILWALLGHVAENGGDSLQYIVTTSTAPPESFKAYERYRLSTDSVDGLLLRKRLGVEQAALT; encoded by the coding sequence ATGAACGCAGTCGGTATTCCAGAACCGTTTCCCGCGAAGCCACACCTATGGGTGGAGACGCTGTGGCTGCTGAAGTCACTGACAGCGAGTGAGCCCTTGCGCGAGATACCGCTGCGTCAAGGACTCAACCTGATCGTATCCCCGCCAGGGAAAGGCAGCTCCGGGCATGGTGTTGGGAAAACGGCTTTTTGCCAATTACTGCGGTTCGCACTGGACGACCCTCTCTGGTCCGAGGGATCGGCCTTACGTGATGAACTGCTGCAAAGCGAGGATTTGAAGGAGGGGGCAGTTGCAGCCCGTGTGCATGTCGGTGGGGAAACATGGACCGTTCTGAAGCCGTGGCGACACCAGAAGATGTACCGCGCTTCCCGTAATTTGGATTGGCGACAGCTGGCCGTCGATAACGCAGAGAACGAATATCCTGCTTACCAGGATGCACTGCGACAGCATTTTGTCGGAACCTTACCGGTTCAGGAACTGCCTGGTTCCGGGCAGCCTATTGAATGGCACCACATTCTGGCCTGGTGCTCCCGTGACCAAAACGCCCGATACCAGCATTACTTCCAATGGCGTGCAGAAGGTGTCCGGTTCAGTTTGCCGGCGAAATCGCCTCTTGCTCTCATACAGATCGTGTTGGGTCTGCTGCACGACGCCACGACGCTGCGCGACCTGGATGGCGCAGCCAAAGCTGTGGAATCCCAAAAGTCGAGGCTGGATCAGTTACGGGAGGAACCCGCGCGTTTGCTGAACCACGTGCGCCGCCAATTGGCCAATCGCCTTGAAGCGCCAATCAATACACCCTTCCGCCAGGAAGGATTGATCGAACATCCCAACCTGATTGGTATTGCCAGGCAACGCCACGAAGCCTATCAGCAGGAATTGCAATCGATCGAGGAAGAGCGAAAGGTGCTTGCACACGAGCGCCAGCGATTGCTTGAAAGGCGTACGCCGCTGAAAAGCAATCTGGACGTGATTGCCAATGAAGTCGCCCAGATGGAAGCGTTGATTGCTGGCGATATCGAGCAGTTGGAGGCGCTGCAAAACGAAGCAGCATCATTGCAACAGAATCTCTCGAAGCATTGCGATGCAGGGAATCGCCTGCTCAAAGAGTGCGACTATGTCATTCGGCGCATCGGACAAGTTCAAATTGACCGAAAGCAGCGCAGTGTGCTTCATCAGCAAACCAAAGAATCCCTTGAGAGTAGTCTGACTCCTCTGCGCCGTCGCCTGGGAGAAATAGGGGATGAGATAACGCCATTGGATAACGCACTTGCCGATATTGACGGGAAAAGTGTTGATCTGGACCAGAGGTATGCTCAAGCACTGTCGGACGATCAGCTACTCAGCGAGACTATCGAGAACTACGAATATTATGAAAGCCTCGCATCAGGAAAAACACAATCAGCTGACATGGATGCAGTACAGCGCAAGCTGGATCTAGTTCGACGCCGCTATGAGCAGTTGCAACTGCAACTTGAGAAAGAGCGCCAAGTGGTAGCAGGTCGCCGCCAAGCGATCAGTGAAGCCATGAAGGCTGTTGCCAGGTCGTTACCCTCTTTCCAGTGGGGTGTTTTCAATGATGAAGAAAAACACCGCAATCACCCCTTCCGGATGGGGCCGATGCATTCGACTACATACAAAGTGCTGGAAATTCTAGCCGGCGATGTCGCTTGCTTGCTCGATAGTACTCAGGAGCAAAGCTTCCATCCCGGGTTCCTGTTGCATGATTCTCCCCGCGAAGCGGAAATGAGCGAAAACATACTCTGGGCATTGCTCGGGCATGTCGCAGAAAACGGTGGCGACTCGCTGCAATACATCGTCACCACCTCGACAGCGCCACCTGAATCATTCAAGGCTTATGAGCGGTATAGGCTCTCAACAGATAGCGTAGACGGGCTTCTTCTTCGTAAGCGCTTGGGTGTCGAACAAGCGGCGTTGACATGA